The window TCCACATTGTTGTCCAATATCTTCTTCAAATCATATTTATATTCAAAACCCACATCCAACTCCCCTCTCAGGTCCTTGTTGCAACCTGAAATGAGATTGCAAAAGCTTGGGTCAGAGAAACCTATTCAAATTCCACCAATgtgtccttttctttttttcttttctttttttaatgcgCACCCACTCACACCCAAACCTACACACACCACAAtgagtactcgaacccatgacctatgtgttgaaactcttgtgagtcgaCGACccgagccatgagtagggaccccaACAATGTGTCCTTATTTCAACTTCTAGACTAGTAATTGGGCCATGTACATTTGTTTAAATATCAGCCTTCGAAATTCAATGAGAACTCTTTTTTTCTtgacaaagaaaaaaagaaaaaagaaaaaaaagaaggcacaTTGTACAGGTAGCATATCTCTAAAAACGTTGTGATCAAGTTATCCTAAGGTCAGTGATTTTGCCAGACTACATTTTCGTACAGCCATGCAATGTGCGTtggtaaaagtttcatcaacgGTGGTAAACTCATGAAGGTTGAGTCTGAGAAAGAATATCTCTAAGTGCATGTTTTGGATAAACAAGTACGGACATGAAAAAGGTAATGATTTTTTCCATCAGCGCTATCTAAatcgaattttatttttatgcattCTATTTATTTTGCAAGCAGAAATTCCAGATTAAAAAAGTGTCACCAGTATCTTGTGCCAGAGCCTCATTGTAGATAAAGAAAATGATTATTTTGTATACATACATAGTTTTCTTTTCAATCTAAATATCAGAAAACCTCAAATTAagagaatgtttttttttaattttcttggcCCGTACTCATGCCTGCGGTAGACtcccaagagtttcaacactaggcTCATGGGTTGGAGCACCCATTGTGGTATGTGGGGGTGTAAGGGTGTGtgcataaaatttttaaaaaacaataaaaaaataaaatagcaaaaagaaaaaagagagaacgtTTTCTTGTCCCATGAATTTTACTTATTCAAACAGGCCTGAAGatgaaaaacaataataattttcttatttaaaaGAAAGAATTTATTACCCTTCTGGTATGATGAATTCTTTGCAGTTGTCCTTGTAGTATTTTGAGATCTCTGCCACTGTTGGGTAGGAACATGCACATAGAAATCTACCACTCATGGAAGATTGCTCCATGCAGAAGACATGGGCTTCACAAACATCATCAATGTGTACCGAAGGAACTGAACCCACCAATCCCCGCAGAAATTGTAGCTGTCTATAGCTATTGATGTTTCCTGTGAGTGGTGATATCGCTACTTCCATGCTCGGAGGTATGTAGGAGAGAAGTGTGTCTCCTGAAACCAAGCCGCATGCAAGGGTTACCACCTCGAATCCACCCTCCTCTTTGTTACTATACATCAGTGCCTCTTTCTCCGATAGCGTCTTTGAATATATGTATCCCTGCACAAACACCACCACTTTGGACTATTGTTCTTGGAAACACTTCTTGTGAAGGAATTGGTTGTATGTGCTCACTATACACCATGAGTCAGTGAGCACAGATCTCCCACCATATGATTATTGTGGTTGTGAAATCTTAACACATTTTAAAATGGTATTTTAATACTAAGCATTTTGAAATGCTTGCTGCGTTCATATCCACCATAGATATGTGCGTCTGTACACTCCTTGTATGATTCCCCTGTTTTTGAACTTGTGGAATTTCTaagctttttatttttatccCATTGCAATGATATCTTTGGTTAGTACTTAATACATTGGAATGATTTATAATTCAATGATGAATTGATGTACCCTCCAAAGAAATGCAATCAAGAGAACTTTATTGCTATAATTTTGATCAAGGGAACATGAGCCAattgatatatatacatatacatatatatatatatatatatatatatatatatatatatatctatatatatatatatatatatatatactcatcTCAAATCTAAAAGCTTactgacacacacacacatacacacacacaaggAGTTATAGAATCACTCACCTAAGAAGAGATGAATCATTCAACTCACAAATGCAAAGCTTGTAGAAAATAATTCAAAGATTAGATGACTTTTCACTACAAAATAGGTCCTTCTATAGACTAATTACAACCACCTCTCTGCATTAATAACTACATGTTCTTAATGCATGTTATATCTTTTTAAGACTATAAATTTTCAAACCATGCAAAAATATTTTTCCAAGacatttaattttaaattattccaTTTTTCTATGCATGCAACATGGTTCCAAAGTCATGcataatgaatgcatttgagtTAGAAATAATGGGCTGAATATCAAGGCTTGGGTCTTATTGATGGGTTGGACTTTTCCTTGAATTGGGCCTGCATCATTCTCctcttctttgaaaaaaaaagaaaaagaaaaagaaaaaaaagaactcaTACTCATGCAATTCCTTTCGGACTTGGCTTCTTCTTTGGTAATTAATGGTGTAACTTGATGATTTGTCATGGTTTGTCTTCCTTTTCCCCTTTTAAACCATGATATCTTGAAAGAGTTATGGAGCTCCTCCACATTCAAGTGAAGCAATTCAAAAGAATAGCTTGGGGGCTCACTCACGCATGGGGTTAGGGAATCCTCACCCACCAATTTGAGGGGTTAGGTAATCAATCACCTAACAAAAGAGGAATCACTCGACTCACAAATATAAAGCTTGTAGAAAATAACTCAAAGACTGAATGCCTTCTCATTACAAACTATGTCTTATATATTATCGTTCCTTTTTTCCATGTATGCAATATGGTCACAAAGCCATGCATATAGCTTCCTTATTTTAATGTTTGTCAATATGAAATAAAATTATATCGATAAAACTTAGAAGTACTCATAAAAATATTTGAATCGACTTGTCTCAACTGGATTTTGAGTTGGAGAATTTTCATGTTTTCAAAGTGTGGgtgttctcaaaaaaaaaaaaaagaagttccaCAGAAATCTAATTGCGTTTCCATGTGTTTTCATTTGTACTGGAAATGGGAAACTTGCGAATAATCCATCGTtgaattgagcatccaaatgatAGTGTTAACAAGTGCATTATCTGCAACATAATAGCGTGACTGCAACAAGGACCAATGACACATACAGTAGAACAAGAAGACACTAACCAGCTCTAGACTGGTGCAGTAGGCAAATGAGAGATGGAGAGGTGTCCAACAAGATTCATCGATGGAGTCTTTGAAGCCACTGCTGTCTTCTTTCAATGGTGATGCCGCTGTTACGGAGGCGGTGTAGATGAATCGCTTCACCGTCCCTGATCTTATGCAATACTCTAAAATGGTCTTCGCCCCAGCAACCACTACTTCCCATAGGTTCTCATACTGTTTCAAATTTCATTATTTGCAAACTAAACTCTCATTCAACTCAGGAATACAATTCTGAAATATAAATAGGCACTGGCACACGTGTTTAAGATCTAGTCTAGGTAGGCTTC is drawn from Magnolia sinica isolate HGM2019 chromosome 5, MsV1, whole genome shotgun sequence and contains these coding sequences:
- the LOC131245055 gene encoding putative anthocyanidin reductase, which translates into the protein MEKKSRVCVTGAAGYIGSWLCKKLLEKGHTVHATLRNPDDPSKTGLLKSLPNASTGLVLFRADIYSPEEFEPAIRGCEFVFHIANPFFPDTNNSKYENLWEVVVAGAKTILEYCIRSGTVKRFIYTASVTAASPLKEDSSGFKDSIDESCWTPLHLSFAYCTSLELGYIYSKTLSEKEALMYSNKEEGGFEVVTLACGLVSGDTLLSYIPPSMEVAISPLTGNINSYRQLQFLRGLVGSVPSVHIDDVCEAHVFCMEQSSMSGRFLCACSYPTVAEISKYYKDNCKEFIIPEGLQQGPERGVGCGF